The stretch of DNA GGACTTTATACCATAGGAAATAATCACAAGTTAACTCTATATGTCAACAGAGGCATTGGAACTACTAGATTACCTTTTCGGTTTATGTCTAAACCAGAGCTAACCATTTTTACATTACTCTCAGCAGAAGACAAATAAAAAATCCTTATCAAAAATAAATGATAAGGATTTTCTTGCGTTTAGTTTCCAGCTTTTTTTTTCAAAAATTTCTTTTCAAGCTCTTCAACAGGAAGTGGGTTAGAATAAAAATATCCTTGAATTTTATCACACTTTGCCTTAGCTAAAAATTCTACTTGTTGTTGAACCTCCACACCCTCAGCAATCACTTCCAAACCTAAACTTTGGCCTAAGTGAATAATCGACCTAATAATAGCAGCATCTTTTTGATCTACAAGAATATCCTTAATAAATGATTGATCAATTTTTAAGCCATCAATAGGAAATTGTTTTAAATAACTTAAGGACGAATACCCAGTCCCAAAGTCATCAACCGAGATGGATATCCCAAGCTCCTTCATTCTTTTTAAAATAGGAATTGTTTCTTTTGTATCCTGCATAGCCCCTTCAGTAATTTCAATCCCTAGAGAAGATGCTTGTATTCCATAGGTTTGAATCATTGATTGAATGAAAGGAACAAGATTTAGATGCAGGAATTGTTTAGGTGATATGTTTATCGCAACACGAATATCCATATATCCTAGGGAATTCCAGGTATGAATTTGTTGACAAGCTTTTTCAATTACCCAATAACCTATTGGGATGATTAGTCCCGTATCTTCTGCCAATGGAATAAATACATTAGGTGAAATAAACCCAAATTCACTATCTTTCCAACGCAGCAAGGCTTCAAAACTTTTTACTTCTCCTGTGGTGATATTAATCTGTGGCTGATAAAACAAAGACAGCTCATCTTTTTCAATAGCCTTTCGCAGGTGTGTCTCTAACGTAACCACATTTGTAAAATCAGAATTCATTTCAGTACGATAAAATTGAAAATGTGCCTTTCCTCTTTCCTTTACACGATAAAGTGCCTCGTCAGCGTTTTTGATTAGCATCTCCGCATCATTTCCGTCATCGGGATATAAGCTTATTCCTATGCTGGTTGAAATATAATACTCCTGGGTATTTAAATAAAAGGATTGTGAGAACACAGAAAAAACTTTTCTGACAAAAGAACTTGCCCTTTCTCGATTAGCCGCGAGCAAAAGAACAGTAAACTCATCACCACCTAGACGATAAATATAGCATGTATCACTTTGAAATTGAGATAATCGATCAGCAACCTTTTTTAAAATCTCATCTCCTGCCAAATGACCGAGAGTATCATTAAGGAACTTAAACCTGTCAAGATCAATTGAAAATAAAGCAAATCCTTTTAATTTATTTTCAGGCAAATGAATTTGATCATTTAATTGTTCCAGTAAGGCTCTTCGATTTAATAATCCCGTTAATTGATCGTGAAAAGCCATAAACTTTATCATTTCCATATTTTTAACTTTTTCTGATAGGTCCTTTAATATCACATATAGCCCTTTGATTTCGTTATGAATGACAATTGGAACAGTTTTAATATGGACAATAAGTAAATAGCCTTTCGAATGAATAACCTTACAATCATGTGCCTCAAGTGCTATGCCAGTACAAGATTTCTGTAAGAGCACTTTAAATTTCTCAATATCCCTGTCATTTATCAAGTCGTAAATCGATCGATTGATTATTTGCTTTTCTGAGTAGCCTGTTAAAAGGGAAGCCGCAGGATTGGCCTCTAGTATTTTCCCATTCAGGTTAATGGTAAAGATTGAATCAAGGTTATGTTCAATAATGGATCGATATCTCTGCTCACTTTCAATTATTTTATTTTTCTCCTGTAACCATTCAGTCACATCTCTTGTGACTGCTACAATATAACTAATGGAACTGTCTTGATCCAAAACTGGAGTTAAGAGAGTTTCACCATATATTTTTCTTCCATCAATTAATTCAAATTGGTCGTCAAAGGTTATGACTGTTTTTCTTTTTACTAATTTCTCATATTTTCGCTGAAGGGAATTTGCGAATGAAAGGGGCAGCACTTCTTGAAATGTCTTTCCAATGGATTCTACAGAAAGGTTAGCTTTTTTCATGCCAGATTCATTGACAAATATATATCGAAATTGTGGTCCTTCTTCTACCTTCATTACAAAGACCATATCTTGAATGTGCTGAAAAATAATATCAAAAATAATTTTCTGTATTTTTCCGCTGGCTTTGCCAGAAGCTAATTCATTCGTTAATAAATTATTTAAATGCTCCATTAAATCATCCTTCAGCTGAAAAATTCTGATTTCTTACAATAATGTTTTTACATTCTAGTATATCTATTTTACAATGAATTTAATTGAATGAAAGTAATTTATTGAAAATAATGATTATTTCGCCAAAATTTTTTAGACATATATATTGCTATGTTTCTATTTTTTTAAAAAAGAGGTATAATAAAGTTGCTTTAACAAAATGAAAGGAGAACATACCTTGAATCACGACCAGAAATATCCCCTATCCAAACTAAATCTAACCATCGAAAACCTCGCTCAAGCAGTCTTTATTGTGAATCGCCATGCAAAAACAGCAACTAATCCCAAATTCTTGTACAAATTAAAACAGGAATCACTAAAAAAATTAATCCAAGAAGGCAAGGCAAAAAAAGTAGGACTCCACTTTTCAGAAAATCCTAGAAACAGCCAACAGCAATCCGATGTGCTCGTTGAATGTGGCAGATATACCTTCCATATTCCTCCCATTAAATCTGATTTCCATGAACTTCCCCATCTTGGTAAACTTGATGGACGTGTTAGAAATCCCAAGGCGACCCTTTCACTAAGTTTCGCTAAAGCTTTATTGCAAACCTACACAGGGATAACTGAAATAGAGAATCCAGTATCCATATCAAAGAAAAATCAACGACCATACCAAAAACCTATATTCAAAAAATTAGGAGAAAGATATTCTTAATAACTAAGAACAAGGGTGACCAAATACTAAACTGGTCACTTTTTTTATTGATGTAAAGAATTCTTATATTCGCTACAACTTCTTGATAGTTTTGTGAACAAAATCACAAAGCAATAGACTCAAATTAAAAACCGCATTACAATACAGTCATAAGAAGTTATTCCAAAACATTAGTATAAACTTTAAAAGAGGTGCTTTTAATTATGAAAGGAACTGCCATTTTATTTCAGGAGCAGAACATTACATTTATTGA from Bacillus sp. SLBN-46 encodes:
- a CDS encoding YkyB family protein, with amino-acid sequence MKGEHTLNHDQKYPLSKLNLTIENLAQAVFIVNRHAKTATNPKFLYKLKQESLKKLIQEGKAKKVGLHFSENPRNSQQQSDVLVECGRYTFHIPPIKSDFHELPHLGKLDGRVRNPKATLSLSFAKALLQTYTGITEIENPVSISKKNQRPYQKPIFKKLGERYS
- a CDS encoding EAL domain-containing protein, with the protein product MEHLNNLLTNELASGKASGKIQKIIFDIIFQHIQDMVFVMKVEEGPQFRYIFVNESGMKKANLSVESIGKTFQEVLPLSFANSLQRKYEKLVKRKTVITFDDQFELIDGRKIYGETLLTPVLDQDSSISYIVAVTRDVTEWLQEKNKIIESEQRYRSIIEHNLDSIFTINLNGKILEANPAASLLTGYSEKQIINRSIYDLINDRDIEKFKVLLQKSCTGIALEAHDCKVIHSKGYLLIVHIKTVPIVIHNEIKGLYVILKDLSEKVKNMEMIKFMAFHDQLTGLLNRRALLEQLNDQIHLPENKLKGFALFSIDLDRFKFLNDTLGHLAGDEILKKVADRLSQFQSDTCYIYRLGGDEFTVLLLAANRERASSFVRKVFSVFSQSFYLNTQEYYISTSIGISLYPDDGNDAEMLIKNADEALYRVKERGKAHFQFYRTEMNSDFTNVVTLETHLRKAIEKDELSLFYQPQINITTGEVKSFEALLRWKDSEFGFISPNVFIPLAEDTGLIIPIGYWVIEKACQQIHTWNSLGYMDIRVAINISPKQFLHLNLVPFIQSMIQTYGIQASSLGIEITEGAMQDTKETIPILKRMKELGISISVDDFGTGYSSLSYLKQFPIDGLKIDQSFIKDILVDQKDAAIIRSIIHLGQSLGLEVIAEGVEVQQQVEFLAKAKCDKIQGYFYSNPLPVEELEKKFLKKKAGN